DNA sequence from the Trichocoleus desertorum ATA4-8-CV12 genome:
CGGGGCAAACCTTTATCATGGAGCGATCGGGCCTGTTGGTCGCCACTTCACTGACCGACAAACCCTTTAGTCTCAGCGCCGATGGTAAAACGCAGGAACGATTGGCTGCGACGGCTAGCCGCAATAAATTGATTCGAGCTACGGCACAGCATTTGCAACAACGCTTTGGTGATTTGCGGCAGATTCGCAGCAACCAACAGCTCGACTTTAGGTTGGAGGGCAACCGCCAATTTCTGCAAGTGCTACCTCTACAGGATGGTCGGGGCTTAGATTGGCTGATCGTGGTGGTGGTGCCAGAAGCAGATTTTATGGAGCAAATCGAAGCCAATACGCGATCGACGATTTTGCTGTGCTTGGCAGCCTTGATTGCTGCGATCGCATTGGGTATTCTCACCTCGCGCTGGATTGTGCAACCGATTTTGCATTTGAGCCGAGCGGCTAAAGCTTTGTCCCAAGGGGAGTGGGAGCAAACAGTACCCGTAGAACGAGAAGATGAATTGGGAGTTTTGGCTCGCGCGTTTCAAAACATGGCGGAGCAGTTACGTGCTTCTTTTGCGGTTCTAGAACAACGCAACGAAGAGTTGGAAGTGCGGGTACAAGAGCGAACAGCGGATATTCGGGCGGCGAATGAGCAACTGCTAGTCGAAATTGCTGAACGTAAGCGAGTGGAAGATGCTCTGCGGGTGTTTTTGCATGCGGTTTCTCATGACCTCCGCAACCCGGTGACAGGGATGTTGATGGTGTTGGGGAATTTGCTCAAGAGTGGATCGCTACCCACTGATCGCACTGATCACACCGATCACACTAATGGTTCTGGCCCCGCTGTCATTCCGGTGGCTCGTGCCATTCTGGAGCGTATGGCTCAAAGTAGCGATCGCCAACTGTATTTGATTAACTCGCTCTTAGAAGTCCATGCCAGTGAGGTGGGCGGCATCGTTCTGCAAACCGAGACTGTTGACTTAGGCAAACTGGTGGTAGATGTGCTGGCAGACTTTGAGCCTTTGCTGGCCAAAAATCAAGCTAGTTTCACGACTCGCATTCCTAACGATTTACCTGCCATTTCAGCCGATCCATTGCAAGTACGGCGGGTGGTGGAAAACTTGCTAGCCAATGCCCTGAAGCACAATCCGCCCGGACTGAGCTTGAGTTTGAGTGTGGAATGGCAAGACGACTTATTGTTGTGTCGTGTTCAAGACAACGGATCTGGTATTAAGCCAGAGGTGCGCGAACATTTGTTTGAGCTGTATTCCCGTGGGCCTCAAACTCGCCGCTCTATGGGTTTGGGCTTAGGGTTATACCTTTGCCGTCAAATTGTTGTGGCTCATGGGGGAGAGATGGGCGTAACCAGTGAGCCTGGATCTGGCTCAACTTTCTGGTTTACTTTACCCCTGGCACCTGTAGCGGTGAGTACAAAATCACCTTGATGGGTGAGTCATGTGAGCGAGGTGCGATCGCCTTACCTCCACATAGGATAAAACTATGGTGCTTTGAACCTAACAAATTTGGGATCAGCTACACCTACTCACAAGCCCATTCCGCAAAGAATCAGACTTCTTAACTACTAGACCTCCTGCACGAATAATAAAAGCCCCCTCCCGTCCCCCAATTCTGGGGGAAGCTAACACTCGGTTCCCCCAGAATTGGGCAGGCTGGTTTCATACAAAAAAAGAATTCCGAACCTGGCCCCCCTAGCCCCCCAAGTTTGGGGGGAGCCTGCTCAAAGTCCCCCAGAATTGGGGGATTTAGGGGGCAGTGCAAGGAGCTGAACTGTGTTCACGCTTTTCCTTTCGCTATATGAAACCACCCTGCCCAGAATTGGGGTTAGGGGGCGAATTTCGATTCATGCAGGAAGTCTAATACCTACTGGTTCAGTATCTCGCTAGCTTAAAGCAATGGCCTGTTGAATCAACTCTCATCCGGGTTGAGGCATCCCCAAGCTGACTAGCCACTGCCTATCTATTCCTATCTATTCCTATCTATTCGCTCATTGCCTTTGTATCTCCAAAATCAAACTCTATAAGAATCCAACTATGACTTCTGATATGGACTACCTACAAGCTTTACGGAGTTGCTGTCGTGACGAGGTAGCGTTTGCCCAACTGCAACACCTCCTCGCAGACTCCAGTTTCACCCAGCATTTCGTGAAGTTACCAAGAGCAGTCGGTAGCCAACATCAGCCAGGAACTAGCTCTCCCACTCCTCTGCTGCCAACCGACACCGAGCCAAATCAACTAGATGAAGTAGAAGCGTTGCTACAAGCTGCCTATGCTGAACTCCAGGAAGTGCGGCAGCTTCAGGCTGTACTGTTTCATGTGATGGAGCATGATCTGCGTCCTTTTCTCATGGGTGCTCTGATGGTGCTGAAAAACTTACTCAATCAAAGCGGCGAGACGGTGACGATGGCTCGCTCTAGAGTAGAACGGATGGTTCAAGCCAGCGATCGCCAATTGGGTGCCATTAGTGCCTTGCTCGAAACTGACGCTACGGCAGAGCAAACGGTGACGCTGCAAACGGAACCTGTAGAGTTCTCAGCTCTCGGTCAAACT
Encoded proteins:
- a CDS encoding HAMP domain-containing protein, which gives rise to MKNPATLITRRLRKVPLQTLLVAPFVLQIAIAVGLTGWLSLRNGQNAVNDVASQLRTEVTARIQQHVTTYLETPHLVNQINADVIRLGLLNVEDIPGLERYFWQQMQQFKTVSYISLGTEQAEYIGVERLDNAALQIEVSDRVTGRNFQTYATDSQGNRTRLLQSKPNYDPRRRDWYKTSVKAGKPVWTEIYTYFSTQKLTITADLPLYDAQGKLIGVTAADLVLSQIGDYLRSLKIGKTGQTFIMERSGLLVATSLTDKPFSLSADGKTQERLAATASRNKLIRATAQHLQQRFGDLRQIRSNQQLDFRLEGNRQFLQVLPLQDGRGLDWLIVVVVPEADFMEQIEANTRSTILLCLAALIAAIALGILTSRWIVQPILHLSRAAKALSQGEWEQTVPVEREDELGVLARAFQNMAEQLRASFAVLEQRNEELEVRVQERTADIRAANEQLLVEIAERKRVEDALRVFLHAVSHDLRNPVTGMLMVLGNLLKSGSLPTDRTDHTDHTNGSGPAVIPVARAILERMAQSSDRQLYLINSLLEVHASEVGGIVLQTETVDLGKLVVDVLADFEPLLAKNQASFTTRIPNDLPAISADPLQVRRVVENLLANALKHNPPGLSLSLSVEWQDDLLLCRVQDNGSGIKPEVREHLFELYSRGPQTRRSMGLGLGLYLCRQIVVAHGGEMGVTSEPGSGSTFWFTLPLAPVAVSTKSP
- a CDS encoding HAMP domain-containing histidine kinase, with amino-acid sequence MTSDMDYLQALRSCCRDEVAFAQLQHLLADSSFTQHFVKLPRAVGSQHQPGTSSPTPLLPTDTEPNQLDEVEALLQAAYAELQEVRQLQAVLFHVMEHDLRPFLMGALMVLKNLLNQSGETVTMARSRVERMVQASDRQLGAISALLETDATAEQTVTLQTEPVEFSALGQTILQDVAPLLSANQASITSQISVSLPPVLADANQIQRVISHLITATLQRNPPGLHLTLTAEVEPGMLRCTLQDDGLGWEVGECDRFFELQVRSPHACCSTSLGVQLHLCQQIIQAHGGEIGVINSQPGSIVWFTLPLTTTVASCNAPTRLAS